From Methylopila sp. M107, a single genomic window includes:
- a CDS encoding NAD(P)/FAD-dependent oxidoreductase, producing MAALDIAIAGAGVGGLAAALGLARLGHRVVLVEKFAEPRPLGSGLILQPTGLGVLQSLGLIDEIRAHGRRIHRLFGKSGGRVVLDVAYAALGDVEAVAVHRSALFGALFSAVEREAGVSLERGFEVAGLERYAGGRPALVAQDGKRIGPFDLVVDAAGARSPLSADFPARRRALGYGAIWANVPWPGAPFDQGSLEQRYARAHAMTGVLPIGRRFGEAEELAAFFWSIKPERFADWRARGLGRWRDDVARLWPEAGAVVDGVVDLDQMILAAYGHHTLARPYRERLAVIGDAAHATSPQLGQGANMALLDAEALTAAVAENPDPERAPEAYARARRAHVRLYQAMSAAFTPFYQSDSRVLPALRDWMFAPVSRAPGMDRMLAALVAGSVGRKALSPPAVRSQALR from the coding sequence ATGGCCGCACTGGACATAGCGATCGCGGGCGCCGGCGTCGGGGGACTTGCGGCGGCGCTCGGGCTCGCGCGGCTCGGCCATCGCGTCGTGCTTGTCGAGAAATTCGCGGAGCCGCGCCCGCTCGGCTCCGGGCTCATCCTGCAGCCGACCGGCCTCGGCGTTCTGCAGTCGCTCGGCCTGATCGACGAGATCAGGGCGCATGGGCGGCGCATCCATCGGCTGTTCGGCAAGAGCGGCGGCCGCGTCGTGCTCGACGTCGCTTACGCGGCGCTTGGCGACGTCGAGGCCGTGGCGGTGCACAGGTCGGCGCTGTTCGGCGCGCTGTTTTCCGCTGTCGAGCGGGAGGCCGGCGTTTCGCTGGAGCGCGGCTTCGAGGTGGCGGGGCTCGAGCGATACGCCGGGGGCCGGCCCGCGCTGGTCGCGCAGGACGGAAAGCGCATCGGGCCGTTCGATCTCGTGGTCGACGCCGCCGGCGCGCGATCGCCGCTTTCGGCGGATTTTCCGGCGCGACGCCGCGCGCTCGGCTATGGCGCGATCTGGGCCAACGTGCCCTGGCCCGGCGCGCCGTTCGACCAGGGCTCGCTCGAACAGCGCTACGCCCGCGCCCACGCCATGACGGGCGTGCTGCCGATCGGCCGGCGCTTCGGCGAGGCGGAGGAGCTCGCCGCGTTCTTCTGGAGCATCAAGCCGGAGCGCTTCGCGGACTGGCGCGCCCGGGGGCTCGGGCGCTGGCGCGACGACGTCGCGCGGCTCTGGCCGGAAGCCGGCGCCGTGGTCGACGGCGTCGTCGATCTCGACCAGATGATCCTTGCGGCCTATGGCCACCACACGCTGGCGCGGCCGTATCGCGAGCGGCTCGCGGTGATCGGCGACGCGGCGCATGCGACGAGCCCGCAGCTCGGGCAGGGCGCCAACATGGCGCTGCTCGACGCCGAGGCGCTCACCGCCGCTGTCGCGGAAAATCCCGACCCGGAGCGCGCGCCGGAGGCCTACGCCAGGGCGCGGCGCGCGCATGTCCGGCTCTACCAGGCGATGAGCGCGGCGTTCACGCCGTTCTACCAGTCCGACAGCCGCGTGCTGCCGGCGCTCAGGGACTGGATGTTCGCGCCGGTCTCGCGCGCGCCGGGGATGGACCGCATGCTCGCCGCGCTGGTCGCGGGGTCGGTGGGACGGAAGGCGCTCAGCCCGCCAGCAGTCCGCTCGCAAGCCCTACGCTGA